The Nicotiana tabacum cultivar K326 chromosome 1, ASM71507v2, whole genome shotgun sequence genome segment CAAATTAAAAGTATTCCTGGCAAACACCAATTTTCTACCCAAAAGGGTCAGGAAAAGCTTTCAAATATATCACACGAGCTTACTCAAGCTAAACATTACATCACATCCTAAGCGTGCAAACAAAAATTGGTGATAGGCAAGGCAACTAAAATATGTATATGCTCCATTCAGGGCATCACACAAGTCAAATCCACTGCGAATGCTAGATTGATAATTTGAAGGTTTTTACCTTTCACCCTTTGATCATAAGTAGTACGATCACGCATCATGAGAGCTGCAGCCTCGCCATTCAGAGGATCTGATGGGTTAGGATATAGAAGAAGTTGGGGAAGAAACACTTCAAAAACATTTACAAGATCtgcaaaaatgaaaaagataaacaTGAATTCTTGAACCCAAAAGTATCACTGGAACGAGCAAAAGAATCTTAGAAGCACGAAGAACTGTAGAATGCCAAACTACCAAACATGGGGCTCCAGGTCTGATTGATAACATCTAAGCAAACTGAACCTGACCTGTAAATTTAAAGAACACGAAAATGTATATTAGGATGACGTGTCTTTCACAGGTGTGGCATTAAGTGCCAGAAAATGAACTAATAAGCAAAGATAGTTTGCAGAACCACTCACATTTCATCAACATTTGGATGGTAAATTCTGTTAATAAAACCAATGGAAGGCGACTTGTAAGGATAGACATCAGGGAGCTCTACTCTCACTTTCCACACACCTCCCTGATAAGGACCTATTGTAAGCATCGAGAATCAACATTGTTAGAACCAAGTAAAGATGGTCATTTTGtgatcaaacttccaaaaacaATCTCAATAAGCAAGCAGCTGACACTAATCAACAATCTCGCATACTACCACTGCAGCCGCAGTAAActataacaacaaaaaaaaaaaaaaaaaaaaaaaaaagtgaaatcccacaagtaggATCTGTAGAGGGTAATGTGTACCCggaccttactcctaccttatgaaggtagagaggttgtttccgatag includes the following:
- the LOC107810175 gene encoding ubiquitin-conjugating enzyme E2 5, translated to MSSPSKRREMDLMKLMMTDYKVEMINDGMQEFYVEFHGPKESPYQGGVWKVRVELPDVYPYKSPSIGFINRIYHPNVDEMSGSVCLDVINQTWSPMFDLVNVFEVFLPQLLLYPNPSDPLNGEAAALMMRDRTTYDQRVKEYCEKYAKSEDTGAVPEEKSSDEEVSEEEYASSDEEVAGKADL